CCGTGGGGGCGGATTCCACGGCCAGCACGCCGTGCCCCAGGATGGAAACGACCTCCTCCACGGGAGGGTCCGGCCGGGCTAGAAGCCGCCGGATGGCCCCGAGCTTTTCCCTATAGGGGGGAAGGCTGACGAGCCCCTCCAGGACGCCGGGCAGGGCGGCGGGCTCGCCGCCCCGGACAAGGTGGGCCACGGCCCCGGCGATAAGGAGGGCCGCTTCCTTGGCCACCGGGTTGTCATGCGTTACGGCGCTGGCCAGAAACGCGGCCCGGCGTAGGCTCTGGGCGTCGGGGAAGCGGCAGAGGCCGATGGGGGCCGCGCGCATGGCGGCTCCGTTTCCCATCGAACCCTCGGGGAAAACGCTCCGGTTGGCCTCCTCCCAGGGTGTTCCCTTCCCGATGAGGCCGAGGACCGCCACGGTGCCGGGGCCGTAACCGCGCGAGGGGTCGAAATTGGCGACGAACCGCCGGGCCATGTCCTCCGGGTCCACGCGGCCGCGCCCGGCCAGGGACTCCGCCAGGCCCATGGCCATCTCCGTATCGTCGGTGTAGCGGAGCGTCCCCGGAAGACGGCCGGCTATATCGGCCGGGTTTCCGATGGGCGGGAAGCCCTCGAAGGGCGCTCCCAGGGCGTCTCCCAGGGCCAGGCCGAGGAGGCATCCCCTGTACCGGTCGCGGAGCTCCACCGTCAGAAGGCGTGGAAGACCCCGAGCCCGAAGTGCACCCGGGGCGGCCCGTAGCCGCGTTCAATCAGGTGGAGCTCCCGGCTCCTGATAACCGGATAGAGATACTCTATCCGCCCCAGGGGGAGCGTCTCGCCTCCCGTCACGGTGCCCACGACGGTGATGAGCCTGCCCGGGGCGTAGATGGCCTGGTCCAGAAACCCCTCGTACCGGACGAGGAACCGGCCCAGGGACTCGTC
This window of the Nitrospirota bacterium genome carries:
- a CDS encoding ADP-ribosylglycohydrolase family protein; the protein is MELRDRYRGCLLGLALGDALGAPFEGFPPIGNPADIAGRLPGTLRYTDDTEMAMGLAESLAGRGRVDPEDMARRFVANFDPSRGYGPGTVAVLGLIGKGTPWEEANRSVFPEGSMGNGAAMRAAPIGLCRFPDAQSLRRAAFLASAVTHDNPVAKEAALLIAGAVAHLVRGGEPAALPGVLEGLVSLPPYREKLGAIRRLLARPDPPVEEVVSILGHGVLAVESAPTALYAFLRSGGSYKETVLYAISLGGDTDTIAAMAGALSGTLNGSGGLPEEYLRRLEDRERLRELADLLFERFARGGGRTR